In Hemitrygon akajei chromosome 12, sHemAka1.3, whole genome shotgun sequence, a single window of DNA contains:
- the fam78bb gene encoding protein FAM78B isoform X1 translates to MGCIQSITCKSRIRRENIVVYDVSATIDQCPTIIEENSPIVLRYKTPYFKASARVVMPPIPRNETWVVGWIQACNQMEFFNTYSDLGMSSWELPDLREGRVKAISDSDGVSYPWYGNTTETVTLVGPINRVSRFSVSMNDNFYPSVTWAVPVSESNVSQLTRIKRDQSFTTWLVAMNTVSKEKIILQTIKWRMRVDIEVDPTNPLGYRAKLVGRTQQEQPRILARMEPIPPNALVKPNANDAQVLMWRPKRGLPLVVIPPK, encoded by the exons ATGGGCTGCATTCAGAGTATAACTTGTAAATCAAGAATACGGCGAGAGAATATTGTGGTGTATGACGTTTCTGCAACGATTGATCAATGCCCAACTATAATAGAAGAAAATTCCCCTATTGTTTTACGGTACAAGACACCATACTTCAAGGCGTCCGCTCGGGTGGTGATGCCTCCCATCCCTAGGAATGAAACATGGGTGGTTGGATGGATTCAAGCTTGCAACCAAATGGAATTTTTCAACACTTACAGCGACCTCGGAAT GTCCAGCTGGGAACTTCCTGACCTTCGAGAAGGAAGGGTTAAAGCTATCAGTGATTCTGATGGAGTGAGCTATCCATGGTACGGCAATACGACAGAAACAGTGACACTGGTTGGCCCTATAAACAGGGTGTCCCGGTTCTCAGTCAGTATGAATGATAATTTTTACCCAAGTGTGACATGGGCGGTACCTGTGAGTGAAAGCAATGTGTCACAACTAACCAGGATTAAAAGAGACCAAAGTTTTACCACTTGGCTGGTAGCCATGAACACGGTCAGCAAAGAAAAGATTATACTTCAGACAATCAAATGGAGAATGCGTGTTGACATAGAGGTTGACCCCACAAACCCATTAGGATACCGTGCTAAGCTTGTCGGAAGGACACAGCAGGAACAGCCTCGGATATTAGCTAGGATGGAGCCCATACCTCCAAATGCCTTGGTAAAGCCCAATGCAAACGATGCCCAGGTTTTAATGTGGAGACCTAAACGTGGTCTACCTCTAGTTGTCATACCTCCGAAATAA
- the fam78bb gene encoding protein FAM78B isoform X2, translated as MNDNFYPSVTWAVPVSESNVSQLTRIKRDQSFTTWLVAMNTVSKEKIILQTIKWRMRVDIEVDPTNPLGYRAKLVGRTQQEQPRILARMEPIPPNALVKPNANDAQVLMWRPKRGLPLVVIPPK; from the coding sequence ATGAATGATAATTTTTACCCAAGTGTGACATGGGCGGTACCTGTGAGTGAAAGCAATGTGTCACAACTAACCAGGATTAAAAGAGACCAAAGTTTTACCACTTGGCTGGTAGCCATGAACACGGTCAGCAAAGAAAAGATTATACTTCAGACAATCAAATGGAGAATGCGTGTTGACATAGAGGTTGACCCCACAAACCCATTAGGATACCGTGCTAAGCTTGTCGGAAGGACACAGCAGGAACAGCCTCGGATATTAGCTAGGATGGAGCCCATACCTCCAAATGCCTTGGTAAAGCCCAATGCAAACGATGCCCAGGTTTTAATGTGGAGACCTAAACGTGGTCTACCTCTAGTTGTCATACCTCCGAAATAA